The Magnolia sinica isolate HGM2019 chromosome 3, MsV1, whole genome shotgun sequence genome includes the window CAGAACCACTTATTCTTCCAATCTTTGTTCGAAGAAGGAATTCTGAGCACGAGGCTTGAGCGAGGCCTGAGCCCTAGACATTAAGTAGTACCAACGCAGCTCGTGGTGGTCACTTTGTCTTGGTAAAGGGACAAGAACTCGTCGGGTGTTAGGTCTTGATTCTTGGCCTGGTGCCATATCACATTCAAAGCCATCAAGATTCTTTAGGCATTGGGAACAAGTTAGCCTGAAGCTAACTTTAAGTGTGCAGTCGTAGCGCATAGAAAAGGATGCATCGGAAGCTGAAGCCCACATTGTAAAGCACAGATGAGGATGGCGATGTCACCCTTAGCAGGATCACCAGGATCATCATGGGGAGCAGGTGCTCGTATGTGTACAGAGTCAGGAATCTGAAATTCCTTGCGAATCTAAGCCATCTGAGACTCGACGAATACCGAGCCCCCCAAAGACGAGCTCCGCAGGTTGGCCGCTTGATGGTCAAGCGATAAACCTTCCCATCGGGTCTCGGGGTATCCTTTTTATGCCCTTGGAGCGAGCGTTGGCCTTAGGGCCCTTACTCTTTTGAGGGCGAGGATGGAGGGGTATCGCTTCCAATGGGCCCTCCGAGGTCTTAAGCCTAAAGTTCAAGCTCTCTGGCTCGGATTCACCTTCATATGCATATCTTTCTCGAACTTCACCCGACCCGTCCGACATTGTagaatgaaatgaaaaagaaaagactgAAAGAAGGCTGAAAGGAGGAAAAAACTCACCGGAAATCGCGTGCTCTGGGAAACTTCCATGGTAAGCGCCTTCCAAAAGTATGAGAGCAACGTTACTTTGAGGGAGGGAAGAAtagtttatatagcccaaggttACCACTCGCAATCATGACGAACAGCTGTCTCCAAAGCCGAAGTGCCTCCAGGCCGAGCCCACGAAGTACGAGCGGCAAGCCATTAGCCTAAACATACTGAGCCATGTGCTGCTAGCATCAAATAGCTGTAACATCTCTATTCCGTCCTTCGAAGTCCAGGAGGTAGCACCATAACTACATCGACAATTCGGATCCATAACCGTCACCACACGTTGGCAACTATGGGCTCACGGTCGAAGAACTGTCGTGACACGCCGTCTTGATAACAAAGGATCATAATTGCGACCGTTCGTTTCAATTATGCCGACTCCTCGTAACAGGGGGTGCGATGGATCATTTCCCCATGCATTTACTCCCTGAGTTCGAACTTGAACTCAAAGAGTAGAAGGCTTCTGTTATGGAAAAATCTAAAGCCAATTCCACCTGAGGTAGTCGTAGCACAACCAGGTGAACGACCTCATCGAGTAGCAGAGCTCATTGAATCGACGCTCAACCCGGCATGCTCGAAATGAGTTCAGACTCAGCCCCGATTGTTGTGTCGATGTTAAACCTACCTATCAGTTCGGGCAACAGGAGCGTGGTTGCTAAAGCCAAGAGGTTGGCTCAGATAGAGATGTGACCTATGATCATACTAGGGAATCATCCCTAGTAACACACGATGAGCAACTACTGACACACGATCTCGGAATAACTGCCAATATTAATATGCATGTCGTTCGTTATTAGAGGCCAAGATTGTGTCGAGAATGATGGACATGTTCACTCCAGTTGAAAGGTATAAGTACGAATCAAACCCACAGGAACAGGTACGTAAATTTTCTCACCCGAAACCTActcacactacttagacccagattcttagcctgactttggcatcggagggtcacTGCTCTAGCAAGGGTTTCCTTTGTCCTTCTTCTACACAGACTTACAAGGCTCGGTGTGACTACTCGGAGCTCGgcaagggtgaaccagatttttgcatcaacaacttCCGTGGATGAAATCTGGATCATATGCTCCAACAATCGCACTTCAAGGATGACCGTTGATCTATAGACTTGAACATTTTACATTCACCTAAGCGAAAGCGTATTGGCTGCTGTACCATACACCAGCAACGTAGCTGGTGTGGGtaagtgtcgtgcgaagacgaagGCTGATACTCGTCGAGCTCCGGGTTgtagaacggttcaaaggagatcaaagttacatggccccacaatgatgtatttatcatatctacaccgttcattcatttggagagataattttagaccttgatcccaaaaatgagtaatttaaacatctcaaatggatcacaccacaaatagcagccgggaaaatgattctcaccgttaaaacatttgtaggcccaccgtaacgtttactttccatcaaaTATGtccatgaggtcacaaagacctggattaatggaaaaaacaaatatcatattgatccaaaatttttgtgatcctcaaaagggtttcaatcgcagatgttcaatcctccactgctttttccagtgtggtccacgtgaattTTGGATCGGTCTTATTTTCCATCTCAAGCACTACTACTAGCTCAACAAgtggaaggacggtttggatataactcatacctcatgatggagcccacagaatttggtgacgtcaacacaccagccacaacggtggtgtgtggtacaccagccaatccgcttcccacctaAGAAAAGCGATGCTCAGAACATTAGGACATGGGCCGAGCTAAGTTGCCTTACTCGGCTTGTGCTAGGTTCCCCATAAGCCGTCATCCTGCCCACTAGGGGCCAGATTTAAATAATCAAAGGTTGAAAATAGTCCAATCTAAAGATATCCTCCACCTGCAACGAGTCCCACCGTTCTGAATCATATTATTGTTTTTGTGTTGCAAGTGTATTTAAACCATTAATTCTGTTTACGTAATGGTGGGCCACGTTTAGAGGGCGAAGCCAGTCGGCTGTGGGCAGCCTTGCCCATTGCCACCAGCTGAACCCAGATCCTCGGACGGTCCCATCATCAGATCATCTTAGCATGTCGGCTCCAATAAAATTGCTCACGTGTCAATCACGTCCGATTTATTAGACACTTCTATTTTAGCATGTGTTAACGCACGTAGGTGAGGGTGCAGGGATATTCTACGCGGATTGCCTGCAAAAGACTTTCACGCCAACTTCCTGCCACAAGGTAAGTTAGGTGGCGCCCACTGTgttgtttgtaagaaatccacaccgtccatccgtttttccagatcaatttGGGACATGGgtataatgaggcagatccaaaactcaagtcggcTGCAGGACAGGAAACAGTAAGGATTAAACGTCCagcgttgaaacattcctaggccaCAGAAGCACTGAATCAGGCTAAcgtttttttattttcagttcatcccagtagcaatgaccttatgaacggtatggatggcatacaaacatcacggtggaccccacagaggtttcaacagtaggcatttccctacccactttttcctgtcgtgCCGCCCATTTTAGTTTTAGacctttctcatttttttggccCGTGAGCTAACATGAtcgggaaaaacggatggacggggtggatttctcaccaaaatcacggtgggccccacctacttcCCGTCACCGGAAGTTCCTGGGAAACGCAGGCAATCCGGGATGGTCGTCTCCAGTCAGCAGAAGACGTTCTTGTGTGCAACTTTCCAAAGGCAAAGCTACGGTTGGCATTTGCCTACTAACTCACCTTCCTCCCGCTTTCCAGACGGGACACATCTAGGTGGCAACTAAACGGACGTACGAGATTACGTCAGATTAATCAGCTCAGCAGTCCAAAGTCCACGTCAGCACACCCGGAAGCTGCCTCGCTGCTGAGTCCCGACTGTCTCTGCCGTTTTTTTTAAGAACGCGGTATCCGAACCCGCTCTCCAACTCTTATAAAAAGACAACtgcctctccctccctctctactcCTCCACACACACGGTGcaagatttcttttttttttttggaaatcttgGTTGCACGGCATCAATGGAAGAAGAGAAGGAGCACACCATTGTCAATGTGGAGATGGTGGAGACTGTAGAGAATGTTGAAGAAACAGAAAATGATGAAGCAGTCCAAGTGCAACCAAAGCGGAAGCGATTCAACAGGCTCGATTCGCTCGAACAGGAAGCGAGCAAGGTGTCGGGAATGGCCAATATGACCAAAGTAAGAGAGCCCatcttcatttattattattgtggttTGTTTTGTACAAATTTCTGCTTATgtatgcatttaaaaaaaaattaattaattaattactatattttgttttcttgttttcacATTCTTTGATTTGGGTTTTTGGTTATGAGTAATAGTTTTATGTTTGTTGGGTGGGTTTTGAGTTTAATGaaaatagctctctctctctatgtctgCTTATTGTTTTTTGGTTTTCTCTTTGATGATATTATGATAGTGAGTTTTGAGTTTCATAtgaatctctctctctgtatggttattgttttttggttttgtctTTGATGATATTATGAGAGTGAGTTTTGAGTTTCATATGAATCTCTCTCTGTCTGGTTAttgttttttggttttgtctTTGATGATATTATGAGAGTGACTTTTGAGTTTCATATGAATCTCTCTGTCTGGTTTTTGCTTTTTGGTTTTCTCTTTGATTATATTATGAGAGTGAGTTTTGAGTTTCATATGAATATGTCTTTCTGTACGGTTATTGTTTTTTGGTTTTCTCTTTGATGATATTATGAGAGTGAGTTTTGATTTTCATATGAATCCCTCTATGtatggtttttgttttttgttttttctgttgATGATATTATGAGAGTGAGTTTTGAGTTTCATATGAATCTCTCTGTCTAGTTATTGTTTTTTTGTTCTCTTTGATGATATTATGAGAGTGAGTTTTGAGTTTAATATGAATCTATCTTACTAGCTCTATGGTAACTGATATGTACACCCTCCACATTTGGTGCGCACAACctatttttctactttttggtgCTTATTAAACAACAATTAATGGAAAAAGGGTGTGTACACCAAAGAGTCGGTTTTAAACCGTTTCTTCTTTTTATTCAGTAAAACACTTCTTAGGTTTTAGAATAGAACCAACAAAAGTTGGCTATTCTAATACcagaagtagaaaaaaaaaagttgaatgcATCAAAAAGTTGGTGTGTAAATATTATCTCATATTACGtatttctatcttcttctttttttttttttctttttttttttaaatttaatttttaatttattattattattattctcatATGAGTACTAAAAATGCTGTGATCGTCCATCTTCATAAAATTCAGGCCGTCTCCATGGCTGCTGTAATGCAGTTGGCTTTCCAAAGCATCGGAGTTGTATACGGTGACATTGGCACTTCTCCTCTATATGTATTTTCAAGCACTTTCTCCGATAGAATTCCAACACATAGTGATATAATCGGGGCGCTATCTCTCATCATATACTCTCTTACACTCTTTCCTCTTATCAAATACGTCTTCATCGTCCTCTTTGCAAACGATAATGGAGACGGTTAGTATTCAAATTGAGATTCTTTGAATCTGAattcatttttctattttatgTAAATATTGCATGGCATTGAATTCGGcaacttgagatttttatttatttttggttgcaGGTGGTACATTTGCCATGTATTCTTTGATATGTAGGTATTCAAATGTGAGTGCAATTCCAAACCAACAAGTGGAGCACATGGATCTTTCAGCATATAAGTTACAGCTTCCCAACAAGCATTCTAAGAGAGCTGGGTGGATTAAAGAGGCTATGGAAAGAAGCCCTTTTGCTAAGTTATGTCTACTTTGTGTGGCTCTCCTTGGAACTTGCATGGTCATAGGAGATGGAATCTTGACTCCTTGCATTTCAGGTATTGCCAGTTTTTTCTAAGTTGAAAGAGATTATTTTCATACAATGGTCCACATGTATACCTTATCTGAACCAGTTATTCGGCAGGATCCAccaatgatgaggtaaaggtcAGATTTCACAATGATCAGAGAATGATAAACCTTCAATTGAAGGTTTTTTTAAGATAAAAAAATTGAtgggtaataaaaaaaaaaaaaaagaccaacaTTCCCTTCATCATTCCTTACATAGAACAATTCTCCAGTACAAGGATTAGGGATGGTCCAATCAGTTGAGCTTTTGGGCTATGaaccatccatgtggggcccacttaaatgaatggttcagatattGTAGTCACATGTTACAGGAGTAGAGTTGCTAAATACTTCAGAGAGTTTTTAAAATACCTTGTTTTAAAAGGTAATAATACCATAGTTTcgttcattattattattattattatttaagatGGTGATGATCATGCTCTGGTGGCATGACTTCCCCCTGCACTTTCACTTTTGCATCGTACTAGATTTGATAGCCATGAGCTGCTCCTTTTCCATTAGTATGTATTGGGATGTCAGTCTACAAGACTACTAAACGAAGTGGTCTCTCTGTCCTGCCAGTTTTTGAAGCAAATGGGTCCCGCCAGCTTGGTACATGGTCCAAAATGAAAATTATAGCTCCCCAATGGACCTGTTTAAAGGAAAATTTATGAAGGAATCATGTAAAATTAAGGGATTAATGCTATGTAATTCTGTTTTTTTCTAGATTAATTATACAATTGGCTTTCCTATTATCATTTTGCAATTAATTTTTATCAATTTTAAACTTGTTCAAATTGATGCAGTTCTATCAGCGGTAGATGGAGTAAGGAAAATTGATGCAAGTATCTCTAAAGGTGCAGAAGAATAACTGAAAGCAGAATTTCAGTGTGCACTGGGAGCGGTGATATCCGGCGGCACATCATCTCCCACTATTTAATGGCATTTGGTGGGAAtctataatcaatttaaaatttgaatttaaaaaacATGTACAATTTATAAAAACATGTTAAGATTCCCACCCATGATTGTTGGATGGTGGCAAATATGTGCCCGCTAAATCTTCATGCACGCCAGGCGCACACgatcttttcttctcctcctctttttttttttttttttttcattttggttCTGATTCAATTTTAATATGTACTCCTCTTAGATGTGGTGGTGATGATCTCTATAGCAATTTTGGTAGTCCTATTTTCGATTCAGAGATTCGGGACAGACAAAGTTGGGTACACATTCGCTCCTGCAATCCTAATATGGTACTCATTCATTGGAGGGATCGGTCTCTTCAACATCGCCCACCATGATTCCTCTGTGCTCAAAGCCTTCAACCCTATATACATATTCCGATACTTCAACGGCAATCCAAAGGAGGCCTGGATCTCTCTCGGCGGAGTTGTCCTCTGTATGACAGGTACTCAATCATTATAGATATCCTTAACTTACACAATCAATTTTGGTCAAAACATGCCCCACAATTTTGATGAATGATTCCGCAAAATGGCTTTTTACTCACCCAATTAATTTTATTTGGTTCTAATGAAACAGGAACTGAGGCCATGTTTGCAGATTTGGGCCACTTCTCTGTCAGATCCATTCAGGTCTAATATCAATAAGCAAATTCAATATTCTTCAATTCAATTTcagcattaaaaaaaatagatagCCCATGTTATTCAACTATCAAAttgagtttgttttttttttgtctgcTTTTATGTAGATTGCATTTACTGGGTTGGTATACCCATGTCTCATTTGTGCTTATGTTGGCCAAGCTGCATACCTTTCCAAGTTCCCAACTAATGTAGGAGACGCTTTTTACAAATCTACTCCTGGTAAGACTACAACTTCTATTCCTTATTTTAGTTGTGTTTGAATGCACAAATAAATTGAATTGTGAGGAAgtttctttcaagtccaacttgaaagtcaTGTAATATCAATTTTGACTAAGGCCTTAATTTAAATGCTTAGGGCTATACAATTTAgactagttattgcaattcaatatGACGATGCATCCAAATTCTCCCTTATCTTATCTTTAGATTTTAAAATTACTTCGATACCTAACACTTTCAGTGAAAAACTTAATAACAGAGTCCGTGTATTGGCCAATGTTCGCGGCTGCGGTTATGGCATCAATTATTGCAAGCCAGGCAATGATATCGGCCACGTTTGCGATTGTCAAGCAGTCGATGGCATTGGGTTGCTTCCCGCGAGTCCGAGTCATCCACACCTCACACAAGCATGAAGGCCAAGTCTACATTCCCGAAATCAATTTCTTGCTCATGTTCGCTTGCGTCTTGGTTACGGCCGCTTTTAAAGAGACCACTAACATTGGGAATGCATACGGTAAGAAATCAAATATTCTTTTAGAAATAATCTATATAGTGATTTACATGGTAGGATCATGGCGCAACAAACCATACATGTGAATTCAAGCTGTTAATGTGGTGGGTTCTATTTAGATGGAAGaggccccaaaaatctccctcaTTGATCTTATGTCCTATTTGTTCAATTGGTCCCATAAATGTAAACAATTGCTTGTGATTGTCTACTTTCATAGGAGGGATATGATCAACTGATAGGGGAGATATTAGGGAATGGCCTTCCACAAGATCAAAAAATTAGCTAATGGCAATGTGGGTCTGACCTTGTCACTATTTCTATTGATAAGCATCATACAACACAACAATAACATTTTTCTACAATGCAGGGATCGCTGTGGTTGCGGTAATGTTGGTCACTTCCtctctgcttattctgataatgCTCATGATATGGCAAACCAACATTCTCCTCATTGCTCTCTTCGCGATTGTATTCGTCTCCTTTGAGCTCCTATACTTTTCTTCAGTACTCTACAAGTTCACCAAAGGAGGATATCTACCTCTCTCCTTCGCCGCAGGGCTTTTCTTTGTAATGTACGTGTGGCACTACGTGCAGACCAAGCGCCACGCTTTCGAAGTTGAGAAGAAGGTATCATCGCACCACCTAACCACCCTTGGCTCTGACCTTGGAATCACAAGGGTCCCTGGTGTTGGTCTCTTGTACACCGAGTTGACCCAAGGTGTCCCAGCCATATTCTCCCACTTCCTCACCAACCTTCCGGCTATACACTCGGTCTTGGTGTTCGTCTCTGTCAAGTATTTGCCTGTGAATAAAGTCCCAGCTGAGGAGCGGTTCTTGCTCAAACGAGTAGGGCCAAAAGACTACAAGATGTATAGGTGCATTGCTAGGTATGGTTATCGCGACCGGAGAGTGGGGAATGAGGAATTTGAAAACTTGCTAATGGAGCATCTCAAGTCATTTATCAGGATGGAGAATTGGGAGAATGGGTGCGAGGATAAGATACATGAGATGGGTGCGGAAGATGGAGTAGAAGAAGAAATTCAATTCTTAGAGCAGTCGAGGAACTCAGGTGTGGTGTACTTGTTGGGCCACAGTGAAGTGAGGGCTAGTAAGGATTCTTGTATAATTAAAAGATTGGTGGtggactatgtgtatgatttcctgaGGAGGAATTTCAGGCAAGGATTTGTCGATTTACAGATTCCTAACAAAAACTTGCTGCAGGTCGGAATGaattattatatatgatataggATCAGTCGTGTGTTCAAAAAGTTTAGATcatcttctattttcttcttttcataccATTGTATATGTTTAGATGTTTATATAGGAATGAGGACAGGAGGCAATAATATTTTTACGCCTATGGCAACAAGAGAATGCTAACTAATGTAATGCAAAACGATGAAAAAACTTCAGTTAATGAAAATACTTCTTTTGCATTCATGCACACAGAATAGCTTTGAAATGTTTGGAACATCGTTCTTTGAATgattgtatgtgtgtgtatatacatatacatatataggtTAAAGGTATTATGAGGTCAATCTCATGGGAGCGTTCtgtctatatatgtgtgtgtgtgtgtgtgtgtgtgtttaagcCGATGTATTGGCTCTTTAGGGAAAGCTTACACAAAGTTTTCTTTACATTCTTTGGGGCTTTTCAATTAGACAGCGATTCCTGAAATGTGATTGCATGGTCTGCAAATTTATCATTTTGTTATGTTGGTAGACAAGCTAATGAGATATTAACTCCTGACCAAGGGAAGGAGTGGCAGTGAAAGCCCTTGTGTTGGGGACTTTATTAAGAAAATTCCTCCTCAAATCTTAGAAATCTTGTATTTGTTGGCTTAGTCGGGAATTTTTTAAtcgaatttcatatttatccatcaagtttttatgtaatgatgttgatTCTCCTCCCTTTCTTTACTTCCTAGCCTTACAAATTGACCATCTTCTTTGACTTTTTCAGACTTTTcggtttggcccatttgatttggggtTGGATCATCGCAAGTTTATATTTAGAGTAGGAATCCCTCAAGTTAAAATTTTCAGGGATTTATAGATAACTTCATAGCAAGAAACTTCCATATATAGAACTATCTTTGTCATGCTGGAGTTGAATATAAATTGGTAGGCAAACACCTTGGGATACACTGGTCTATCAATTGCCTTTCATTTGTTTGATTATCTGAAGTTTCTTCAGAAGATGCCTGATTGGATATAGAGAAATCAAGTAATCAGGTTATGGCTGTTGACATCCAGCAGAACAGTCATTTCAGTTTTAGTTGATACGTCTCGGACATAAAAATACTATTATAGTTTTATCATTCGAAACTCAAACAATGACTCCGGTTGGGTAGTTGTCTTAGCAGTCGCGACTTGAACTTGGGAAGTACTATTACGGTAGACAGACCGAAAATTGCCTAACCTTTTCGACAGATTGACAAAATTAGCTAATTA containing:
- the LOC131239702 gene encoding potassium transporter 5-like, yielding MEEEKEHTIVNVEMVETVENVEETENDEAVQVQPKRKRFNRLDSLEQEASKVSGMANMTKAVSMAAVMQLAFQSIGVVYGDIGTSPLYVFSSTFSDRIPTHSDIIGALSLIIYSLTLFPLIKYVFIVLFANDNGDGGTFAMYSLICRYSNVSAIPNQQVEHMDLSAYKLQLPNKHSKRAGWIKEAMERSPFAKLCLLCVALLGTCMVIGDGILTPCISVLSAVDGVRKIDASISKDVVVMISIAILVVLFSIQRFGTDKVGYTFAPAILIWYSFIGGIGLFNIAHHDSSVLKAFNPIYIFRYFNGNPKEAWISLGGVVLCMTGTEAMFADLGHFSVRSIQIAFTGLVYPCLICAYVGQAAYLSKFPTNVGDAFYKSTPESVYWPMFAAAVMASIIASQAMISATFAIVKQSMALGCFPRVRVIHTSHKHEGQVYIPEINFLLMFACVLVTAAFKETTNIGNAYGIAVVAVMLVTSSLLILIMLMIWQTNILLIALFAIVFVSFELLYFSSVLYKFTKGGYLPLSFAAGLFFVMYVWHYVQTKRHAFEVEKKVSSHHLTTLGSDLGITRVPGVGLLYTELTQGVPAIFSHFLTNLPAIHSVLVFVSVKYLPVNKVPAEERFLLKRVGPKDYKMYRCIARYGYRDRRVGNEEFENLLMEHLKSFIRMENWENGCEDKIHEMGAEDGVEEEIQFLEQSRNSGVVYLLGHSEVRASKDSCIIKRLVVDYVYDFLRRNFRQGFVDLQIPNKNLLQVGMNYYI